In Vespa crabro chromosome 14, iyVesCrab1.2, whole genome shotgun sequence, the following are encoded in one genomic region:
- the LOC124429049 gene encoding ras-related protein Rap-2a isoform X1, whose amino-acid sequence MHTYYRRSDKTKKRGKFLAQMMKGRHHFRRRFSLQPSSLKEGQEDGTTKNIRNERLSESDSGGGGEGGKSVESSVRHKIVVMGAAKVGKSAIINQFLYGTFTPKYKRTVEEMHHGDFNVSGIHLTLDILDTSGSYEFPAMRDLSIKSADAFVLVYDVNDVNTFHEVKTLRALILNTKGVVPIVVVGNKLDLVEKEQEVDSESTRVLVTAKWENGFVQVSAKDNLNISQVFKELLLQAKLKYNLSPALRRRRRQSLPPPPHLNSRSSSAHVPSPAQLQHLQQIRERAESKRNSCILS is encoded by the exons ATGCATACATATTATCGAAGAAGcgacaaaacgaaaaagagagg GAAATTTTTGGCACAAATGATGAAGGGTCGTCATCATTTTCGACGTCGATTCAGTCTACAGCCATCATCGTTGAAGGAAGGACAGGAAGATGGAACGACGAAGAACATAAG AAATGAGAGACTATCGGAATCGGAcagtggcggtggtggtgaaGGAGGTAAATCGGTCGAAAGTTCTGTAAGACACAAAATCGTTGTGATGGGTGCTGCAAAGGTCGGGAAATCGGCGATAATCAACCAATTCCTTTATGGTACCTTCACACCAAAATACAAGCGCACGGTTGAGGAAATGCATCACGGGGACTTTAACGTTTCCGGTATTCACCTCACTCTTGACATCTTGGACACGTCTGGGTCGTATGAATTTCCAGCAATGAGAGATCTTTCCATCAAATCTGCCGACGCGTTCGTCTTAGTCTACGATGTAAATGATGTCAATACCTTTCACGAAGTGAAAACTTTGAGGGCATTGATATTGAATACGAAAGGAGTTGTACCTATCGTTGTTGTAGGTAACAAATTGGATCTCGTTGAGAAGGAGCAAGAG GTAGATAGCGAGAGCACCAGAGTATTAGTCACCGCCAAGTGGGAAAACGGTTTCGTCCAAGTATCTGCGAAAGATAATTTGAATATCTCTCAAgtttttaaagaattattattgcaGGCTAAATTAAAATACAACCTGAGTCCTGCTTTACGGAGACGACGACGTCAATCCTTGCCACCGCCTCCGCATTTGAATTCTCGTAGTAGCAGCGCGCACGTACCATCGCCGGCGCAGCTGCAACACCTGCAACAAATACGCGAGCGCGCTGAATCAAAGAGAAATTCTTGTATTTTATCGTAA
- the LOC124429049 gene encoding ras-related protein Rap-2a isoform X2, producing the protein MMKGRHHFRRRFSLQPSSLKEGQEDGTTKNIRNERLSESDSGGGGEGGKSVESSVRHKIVVMGAAKVGKSAIINQFLYGTFTPKYKRTVEEMHHGDFNVSGIHLTLDILDTSGSYEFPAMRDLSIKSADAFVLVYDVNDVNTFHEVKTLRALILNTKGVVPIVVVGNKLDLVEKEQEVDSESTRVLVTAKWENGFVQVSAKDNLNISQVFKELLLQAKLKYNLSPALRRRRRQSLPPPPHLNSRSSSAHVPSPAQLQHLQQIRERAESKRNSCILS; encoded by the exons ATGATGAAGGGTCGTCATCATTTTCGACGTCGATTCAGTCTACAGCCATCATCGTTGAAGGAAGGACAGGAAGATGGAACGACGAAGAACATAAG AAATGAGAGACTATCGGAATCGGAcagtggcggtggtggtgaaGGAGGTAAATCGGTCGAAAGTTCTGTAAGACACAAAATCGTTGTGATGGGTGCTGCAAAGGTCGGGAAATCGGCGATAATCAACCAATTCCTTTATGGTACCTTCACACCAAAATACAAGCGCACGGTTGAGGAAATGCATCACGGGGACTTTAACGTTTCCGGTATTCACCTCACTCTTGACATCTTGGACACGTCTGGGTCGTATGAATTTCCAGCAATGAGAGATCTTTCCATCAAATCTGCCGACGCGTTCGTCTTAGTCTACGATGTAAATGATGTCAATACCTTTCACGAAGTGAAAACTTTGAGGGCATTGATATTGAATACGAAAGGAGTTGTACCTATCGTTGTTGTAGGTAACAAATTGGATCTCGTTGAGAAGGAGCAAGAG GTAGATAGCGAGAGCACCAGAGTATTAGTCACCGCCAAGTGGGAAAACGGTTTCGTCCAAGTATCTGCGAAAGATAATTTGAATATCTCTCAAgtttttaaagaattattattgcaGGCTAAATTAAAATACAACCTGAGTCCTGCTTTACGGAGACGACGACGTCAATCCTTGCCACCGCCTCCGCATTTGAATTCTCGTAGTAGCAGCGCGCACGTACCATCGCCGGCGCAGCTGCAACACCTGCAACAAATACGCGAGCGCGCTGAATCAAAGAGAAATTCTTGTATTTTATCGTAA